A DNA window from Mastomys coucha isolate ucsf_1 unplaced genomic scaffold, UCSF_Mcou_1 pScaffold21, whole genome shotgun sequence contains the following coding sequences:
- the LOC116103579 gene encoding membrane-spanning 4-domains subfamily A member 14-like isoform X1, which yields MKSPSEEKRRNHVITIEPDETILTAYPYRPHSSLLEFLKGEPKLLGAIQILLSLFIVGFGIILALNFIFSSKKFPLVIFTGYPFWGAVIFFLTGYVTIFHDKPRQILKRDVITMNVISLFTALAGTALILLTFTQHHKFCQTPSLEGPCVVGRTLLLGILSVLLIITIVEFSISVTIVSFRSRCWASPREVVFFFPSECAQNTEHPAPEENNTLQFEFQEKSSKDNTASSIKSVFLGGYAFFKLRVSRNPSTPKTIPQKSDKGTSSMHFPGEQEAIPPLSPEQEAKLNAVPPPLTPHSSEDSPSQKDSRTDHLNDEDLSSLIHQTSDVQSNLPDYETASVKSLKTPSSHNFLHFLPDNLSSQSLMASLSTQVLQSKQPSLHISQSDDLISEDFLSENIPFQDNQSQDIPSQHTPSQDMQFQDILAQDIALQEIQSQETLYQDTLTQDILSQKTPSQESSYQDILTKDTSPQETHYQYILTKEIPFQETPFKGTPSQETPSPETPSQESPSKGTPSHRTPSQVTTPKGTPPQELSFQDILTKDTSSQETPYQETPFQDTLTQDIPSQDTQEETPFQNTPSQDIQYQDTPSQDKLSQSSQTQNAVPQDMPFSDLQIPNTQVQSQQYPEVFYRDIRTEVMELTQEWKPDQDMKPTRRLSLSLSGKHGQFHLKRNSLDLQVKSEKPRRYSEDLQSKSLRRKSIDQQIKAWLSSKKNTTEKQDAYTQTTEQLPHQQAEDQQAESQQAEGQQTKEKVPIQQSQDEQIKDQKSVEELLPEEHPNVREDEGQQSDKEPPPKEPAKDQHAKEQEVPKTQLQNWQGGQVLVKRAPRQLCDNWDSQSFQYTESSCSFWSTPSWQPSSQRSQDWISQGWRNKDWKTQEWQFDVKPSLDWESQELLERESLRQRALYQQIQPHTTIVHQTPCHQLQNFILQVGLCQDSRQQESGVLIEDVHEDDVQSGDREPGDTEDTCQKQTDQQSEDMRPDNYPVSCQSLVPYTYATCLSSIASEQEVQNNTPCSGSSKDLNATSSSSYQRDQQQSEESD from the exons ATGAAGTCACCAtctgaggagaagagaaggaaccaTGTCATCACTATAGAGCCAGATGAAACTATCTTGACTGCCTATCCATATAGACCTCATAGTTCTCTGCTGGAATTCCTTAAGGGGGAACCAAAGCTTTTAGGG gCCATCcagattcttctttctctattcatTGTAGGCTTTGGAATTATATTAGCCCTTAATTTCATCTTTTCATCCAAAAAATTTCCTCTCGTGATCTTCACAGGATATCCATTCTGGGGAGCAGTTATT TTTTTTCTGACAGGATATGTCACAATATTCCATGATAAACCAAGACAAATTCTG AAGCGAGATGTCATAACCATGAATGTCATCAGCTTATTCACTGCATTAGCTGGGACTGCCTTGATCCTCCTCACCTTTACACAGCACCACAAATTCTGCCAGACACCCTCCCTTGAAGGACCGTGTGTTGTGGGCAGAACACTTCTCCTT GGAATTTTGTCAGTCTTATTAATCATCACCATAGTAGAGTTCAGCATCTCTGTGACTATTGTATCCTTCAGAAGCAGATGCTGGGCCAGTCCAAGAGAG GTTGTGTTCTTCTTTCCTTCAGAATGTGCTCAAAATACTGAACATCCTGCCCCAGAAGAAAACAATACATTACAATTTGAGTTTCAAGAAAAATCTTCCAAGGATAATACAGCTTCAAGCATAAAAAGTGTTTTCTTAGGAGGTTATGCTTTCTTCAAGTTAAGAGTCTCAAGAAATCCTTCAACTCCCAAAACTATCCCACAGAAAAGTGATAAAGGTACATCTTCTATGCATTTTCCAGGGGAACAGGAGGCTATTCCTCCACTCTCCCCAGAGCAAGAAGCCAAACTGAATGCTGTACCTCCCCCATTAACACCACATTCTTCAGAAGATAGTCCTTCTCAGAAAGACTCTAGAACTGATCACCTGAATGATGAGGACCTATCATCTCTTATACATCAGACTTCTGATGTGCAATCCAATTTGCCTGACTATGAAACTGCATCAGTCAAAAGTCTTAAAACTCCATCTTCACATAATTTCCTCCATTTTTTACCTGATAATTTGTCATCTCAATCACTAATGGCATCTCTGTCAACACAAGTCTTACAATCGAAACAGCCATCATTACATATTTCACAGTCTGATGATCTGATATCTgaagattttctttctgaaaacatACCATTTCAAGACAACCAATCCCAAGACATCCCTTCTCAACACACCCCATCCCAAGACATGCAATTCCAAGATATACTAGCTCAAGACATAGCATTGCAAGAGATTCAATCCCAAGAGACTCTGTACCAAGATACACTAACCCAAGACATACTATCTCAAAAGACTCCATCCCAAGAGTCATCATACCAAGATATACTAACTAAAGATACATCACCCCAAGAGACTCACTATCAATATATATTAACAAAAGAAATACCATTCCAGGAGACTCCATTCAAAGGGACTCCATCCCAAGAAACTCCATCCCCAGAAACTCCATCTCAAGAGTCTCCATCCAAAGGGACTCCATCCCACAGGACTCCATCCCAAGTGACTACACCCAAGGGAACTCCACCCCAAGAGCTGTCATTCCAAGATATACTAACTAAAGACACATCATCTCAAGAGACTCCATACCAAGAAACTCCATTCCAAGATACACTAACTCAAGATATACCATCCCAAGACACCCAAGAAGAGACTCCATTCCAAAATACTCCATCCCAGGATATACAATATCAAGATACACCATCTCAAGACAAACTATCCCAAAGTTCACAAACCCAAAATGCAGTACCTCAAGATATGCCATTTTCAGATCTTCAAATACCAAAcactcaagttcaaagccagcaatATCCAGAAGTTTTTTATAGGGACATTCGAACAGAAGTCATGGAGCTAACTCAAGAATGGAAGCCTGATCAGGACATGAAACCCACAAGAAGACTTTCCTTATCCTTGTCAGGCAAACATGGGCAATTCCATCTCAAGAGAAATTCTTTGGACCTGCAAGTCAAAAGTGAAAAACCAAGGAGATATTCTGAGGACTTACAAAGTAAAAGTTTAAGACGGAAATCCATAGATCAGCAAATCAAAGCCTGGCTATCCTCAAAGAAAAATACCACAGAGAAACaagatgcatatacacaaacCACAGAGCAGCTCCCACATCAGCAAGCtgaagatcaacaagctgaaagtcaacaagctgaaggtcAGCAGACCAAAGAGAAGGTCCCAATACAACAATCCCAAGATGAGCAAATCAAAGACCAAAAATCTGTAGAGGAGCTATTACCAGAAGAACATCCTAATGTCAGAGAGGATGAAGGTCAGCAGTCTGATAAAGAGCCACCTCCAAAAGAGCCAGCTAAAGACCAGCATGCCAAAGAGCAGGAAGTCCCAAAGACACAGCTCCAAAATTGGCAGGGAGGACAAGTACTAGTAAAGAGAGCCCCAAGGCAGTTGTGTGATAATTGGGACTCCCAAAGCTTTCAGTACACAGAAAGTTCATGCTCATTCTGGTCAACTCCATCCTGGCAGCCTAGTAGCCAGAGATCCCAAGACTGGATAAGTCAAGGTTGGAGAAACAAAGATTGGAAAACACAAGAATGGCAGTTTGATGTGAAGCCTTCCCTAGACTGGGAATCCCAAGAGCTATTAGAGAGAGAATCTTTAAGGCAAAGGGCACTATACCAACAAATCCAACCCCATACCACCATAGTTCATCAGACCCCATGTCATCAGTTGCAAAACTTTATATTACAAGTAGGCCTGTGTCAAGATAGCAGGCAACAAGAATCCGGTGTTTTAATAGAAGATGTGCATGAAGATGATGTTCAATCAGGAGACAGAGAACCAGGAGATACAGAAGATACATGTCAGAAACAAACAGACCAGCAGTCAGAAGACATGAGGCCAGATAATTATCCTGTTTCTTGTCAGAGCCTGGttccatacacatatgcaacCTGTTTATCCAGCATAGCTTCAGAGCAAGAGGTGCAGAACAATACACCTTGCTCAGGTTCATCCAAAGATCTAAACGCCACTTCTTCCTCATCATATCAAAGAGATCAACAGCAATCTGAAGAGTCAGACTAA
- the LOC116103579 gene encoding membrane-spanning 4-domains subfamily A member 14-like isoform X5: protein MLGQSKRGAPKVVFFFPSECAQNTEHPAPEENNTLQFEFQEKSSKDNTASSIKSVFLGGYAFFKLRVSRNPSTPKTIPQKSDKGTSSMHFPGEQEAIPPLSPEQEAKLNAVPPPLTPHSSEDSPSQKDSRTDHLNDEDLSSLIHQTSDVQSNLPDYETASVKSLKTPSSHNFLHFLPDNLSSQSLMASLSTQVLQSKQPSLHISQSDDLISEDFLSENIPFQDNQSQDIPSQHTPSQDMQFQDILAQDIALQEIQSQETLYQDTLTQDILSQKTPSQESSYQDILTKDTSPQETHYQYILTKEIPFQETPFKGTPSQETPSPETPSQESPSKGTPSHRTPSQVTTPKGTPPQELSFQDILTKDTSSQETPYQETPFQDTLTQDIPSQDTQEETPFQNTPSQDIQYQDTPSQDKLSQSSQTQNAVPQDMPFSDLQIPNTQVQSQQYPEVFYRDIRTEVMELTQEWKPDQDMKPTRRLSLSLSGKHGQFHLKRNSLDLQVKSEKPRRYSEDLQSKSLRRKSIDQQIKAWLSSKKNTTEKQDAYTQTTEQLPHQQAEDQQAESQQAEGQQTKEKVPIQQSQDEQIKDQKSVEELLPEEHPNVREDEGQQSDKEPPPKEPAKDQHAKEQEVPKTQLQNWQGGQVLVKRAPRQLCDNWDSQSFQYTESSCSFWSTPSWQPSSQRSQDWISQGWRNKDWKTQEWQFDVKPSLDWESQELLERESLRQRALYQQIQPHTTIVHQTPCHQLQNFILQVGLCQDSRQQESGVLIEDVHEDDVQSGDREPGDTEDTCQKQTDQQSEDMRPDNYPVSCQSLVPYTYATCLSSIASEQEVQNNTPCSGSSKDLNATSSSSYQRDQQQSEESD, encoded by the exons ATGCTGGGCCAGTCCAAGAGAGGTGCGCCCAAG GTTGTGTTCTTCTTTCCTTCAGAATGTGCTCAAAATACTGAACATCCTGCCCCAGAAGAAAACAATACATTACAATTTGAGTTTCAAGAAAAATCTTCCAAGGATAATACAGCTTCAAGCATAAAAAGTGTTTTCTTAGGAGGTTATGCTTTCTTCAAGTTAAGAGTCTCAAGAAATCCTTCAACTCCCAAAACTATCCCACAGAAAAGTGATAAAGGTACATCTTCTATGCATTTTCCAGGGGAACAGGAGGCTATTCCTCCACTCTCCCCAGAGCAAGAAGCCAAACTGAATGCTGTACCTCCCCCATTAACACCACATTCTTCAGAAGATAGTCCTTCTCAGAAAGACTCTAGAACTGATCACCTGAATGATGAGGACCTATCATCTCTTATACATCAGACTTCTGATGTGCAATCCAATTTGCCTGACTATGAAACTGCATCAGTCAAAAGTCTTAAAACTCCATCTTCACATAATTTCCTCCATTTTTTACCTGATAATTTGTCATCTCAATCACTAATGGCATCTCTGTCAACACAAGTCTTACAATCGAAACAGCCATCATTACATATTTCACAGTCTGATGATCTGATATCTgaagattttctttctgaaaacatACCATTTCAAGACAACCAATCCCAAGACATCCCTTCTCAACACACCCCATCCCAAGACATGCAATTCCAAGATATACTAGCTCAAGACATAGCATTGCAAGAGATTCAATCCCAAGAGACTCTGTACCAAGATACACTAACCCAAGACATACTATCTCAAAAGACTCCATCCCAAGAGTCATCATACCAAGATATACTAACTAAAGATACATCACCCCAAGAGACTCACTATCAATATATATTAACAAAAGAAATACCATTCCAGGAGACTCCATTCAAAGGGACTCCATCCCAAGAAACTCCATCCCCAGAAACTCCATCTCAAGAGTCTCCATCCAAAGGGACTCCATCCCACAGGACTCCATCCCAAGTGACTACACCCAAGGGAACTCCACCCCAAGAGCTGTCATTCCAAGATATACTAACTAAAGACACATCATCTCAAGAGACTCCATACCAAGAAACTCCATTCCAAGATACACTAACTCAAGATATACCATCCCAAGACACCCAAGAAGAGACTCCATTCCAAAATACTCCATCCCAGGATATACAATATCAAGATACACCATCTCAAGACAAACTATCCCAAAGTTCACAAACCCAAAATGCAGTACCTCAAGATATGCCATTTTCAGATCTTCAAATACCAAAcactcaagttcaaagccagcaatATCCAGAAGTTTTTTATAGGGACATTCGAACAGAAGTCATGGAGCTAACTCAAGAATGGAAGCCTGATCAGGACATGAAACCCACAAGAAGACTTTCCTTATCCTTGTCAGGCAAACATGGGCAATTCCATCTCAAGAGAAATTCTTTGGACCTGCAAGTCAAAAGTGAAAAACCAAGGAGATATTCTGAGGACTTACAAAGTAAAAGTTTAAGACGGAAATCCATAGATCAGCAAATCAAAGCCTGGCTATCCTCAAAGAAAAATACCACAGAGAAACaagatgcatatacacaaacCACAGAGCAGCTCCCACATCAGCAAGCtgaagatcaacaagctgaaagtcaacaagctgaaggtcAGCAGACCAAAGAGAAGGTCCCAATACAACAATCCCAAGATGAGCAAATCAAAGACCAAAAATCTGTAGAGGAGCTATTACCAGAAGAACATCCTAATGTCAGAGAGGATGAAGGTCAGCAGTCTGATAAAGAGCCACCTCCAAAAGAGCCAGCTAAAGACCAGCATGCCAAAGAGCAGGAAGTCCCAAAGACACAGCTCCAAAATTGGCAGGGAGGACAAGTACTAGTAAAGAGAGCCCCAAGGCAGTTGTGTGATAATTGGGACTCCCAAAGCTTTCAGTACACAGAAAGTTCATGCTCATTCTGGTCAACTCCATCCTGGCAGCCTAGTAGCCAGAGATCCCAAGACTGGATAAGTCAAGGTTGGAGAAACAAAGATTGGAAAACACAAGAATGGCAGTTTGATGTGAAGCCTTCCCTAGACTGGGAATCCCAAGAGCTATTAGAGAGAGAATCTTTAAGGCAAAGGGCACTATACCAACAAATCCAACCCCATACCACCATAGTTCATCAGACCCCATGTCATCAGTTGCAAAACTTTATATTACAAGTAGGCCTGTGTCAAGATAGCAGGCAACAAGAATCCGGTGTTTTAATAGAAGATGTGCATGAAGATGATGTTCAATCAGGAGACAGAGAACCAGGAGATACAGAAGATACATGTCAGAAACAAACAGACCAGCAGTCAGAAGACATGAGGCCAGATAATTATCCTGTTTCTTGTCAGAGCCTGGttccatacacatatgcaacCTGTTTATCCAGCATAGCTTCAGAGCAAGAGGTGCAGAACAATACACCTTGCTCAGGTTCATCCAAAGATCTAAACGCCACTTCTTCCTCATCATATCAAAGAGATCAACAGCAATCTGAAGAGTCAGACTAA
- the LOC116103579 gene encoding membrane-spanning 4-domains subfamily A member 14-like isoform X4 — protein sequence MNVISLFTALAGTALILLTFTQHHKFCQTPSLEGPCVVGRTLLLGILSVLLIITIVEFSISVTIVSFRSRCWASPREVVFFFPSECAQNTEHPAPEENNTLQFEFQEKSSKDNTASSIKSVFLGGYAFFKLRVSRNPSTPKTIPQKSDKGTSSMHFPGEQEAIPPLSPEQEAKLNAVPPPLTPHSSEDSPSQKDSRTDHLNDEDLSSLIHQTSDVQSNLPDYETASVKSLKTPSSHNFLHFLPDNLSSQSLMASLSTQVLQSKQPSLHISQSDDLISEDFLSENIPFQDNQSQDIPSQHTPSQDMQFQDILAQDIALQEIQSQETLYQDTLTQDILSQKTPSQESSYQDILTKDTSPQETHYQYILTKEIPFQETPFKGTPSQETPSPETPSQESPSKGTPSHRTPSQVTTPKGTPPQELSFQDILTKDTSSQETPYQETPFQDTLTQDIPSQDTQEETPFQNTPSQDIQYQDTPSQDKLSQSSQTQNAVPQDMPFSDLQIPNTQVQSQQYPEVFYRDIRTEVMELTQEWKPDQDMKPTRRLSLSLSGKHGQFHLKRNSLDLQVKSEKPRRYSEDLQSKSLRRKSIDQQIKAWLSSKKNTTEKQDAYTQTTEQLPHQQAEDQQAESQQAEGQQTKEKVPIQQSQDEQIKDQKSVEELLPEEHPNVREDEGQQSDKEPPPKEPAKDQHAKEQEVPKTQLQNWQGGQVLVKRAPRQLCDNWDSQSFQYTESSCSFWSTPSWQPSSQRSQDWISQGWRNKDWKTQEWQFDVKPSLDWESQELLERESLRQRALYQQIQPHTTIVHQTPCHQLQNFILQVGLCQDSRQQESGVLIEDVHEDDVQSGDREPGDTEDTCQKQTDQQSEDMRPDNYPVSCQSLVPYTYATCLSSIASEQEVQNNTPCSGSSKDLNATSSSSYQRDQQQSEESD from the exons ATGAATGTCATCAGCTTATTCACTGCATTAGCTGGGACTGCCTTGATCCTCCTCACCTTTACACAGCACCACAAATTCTGCCAGACACCCTCCCTTGAAGGACCGTGTGTTGTGGGCAGAACACTTCTCCTT GGAATTTTGTCAGTCTTATTAATCATCACCATAGTAGAGTTCAGCATCTCTGTGACTATTGTATCCTTCAGAAGCAGATGCTGGGCCAGTCCAAGAGAG GTTGTGTTCTTCTTTCCTTCAGAATGTGCTCAAAATACTGAACATCCTGCCCCAGAAGAAAACAATACATTACAATTTGAGTTTCAAGAAAAATCTTCCAAGGATAATACAGCTTCAAGCATAAAAAGTGTTTTCTTAGGAGGTTATGCTTTCTTCAAGTTAAGAGTCTCAAGAAATCCTTCAACTCCCAAAACTATCCCACAGAAAAGTGATAAAGGTACATCTTCTATGCATTTTCCAGGGGAACAGGAGGCTATTCCTCCACTCTCCCCAGAGCAAGAAGCCAAACTGAATGCTGTACCTCCCCCATTAACACCACATTCTTCAGAAGATAGTCCTTCTCAGAAAGACTCTAGAACTGATCACCTGAATGATGAGGACCTATCATCTCTTATACATCAGACTTCTGATGTGCAATCCAATTTGCCTGACTATGAAACTGCATCAGTCAAAAGTCTTAAAACTCCATCTTCACATAATTTCCTCCATTTTTTACCTGATAATTTGTCATCTCAATCACTAATGGCATCTCTGTCAACACAAGTCTTACAATCGAAACAGCCATCATTACATATTTCACAGTCTGATGATCTGATATCTgaagattttctttctgaaaacatACCATTTCAAGACAACCAATCCCAAGACATCCCTTCTCAACACACCCCATCCCAAGACATGCAATTCCAAGATATACTAGCTCAAGACATAGCATTGCAAGAGATTCAATCCCAAGAGACTCTGTACCAAGATACACTAACCCAAGACATACTATCTCAAAAGACTCCATCCCAAGAGTCATCATACCAAGATATACTAACTAAAGATACATCACCCCAAGAGACTCACTATCAATATATATTAACAAAAGAAATACCATTCCAGGAGACTCCATTCAAAGGGACTCCATCCCAAGAAACTCCATCCCCAGAAACTCCATCTCAAGAGTCTCCATCCAAAGGGACTCCATCCCACAGGACTCCATCCCAAGTGACTACACCCAAGGGAACTCCACCCCAAGAGCTGTCATTCCAAGATATACTAACTAAAGACACATCATCTCAAGAGACTCCATACCAAGAAACTCCATTCCAAGATACACTAACTCAAGATATACCATCCCAAGACACCCAAGAAGAGACTCCATTCCAAAATACTCCATCCCAGGATATACAATATCAAGATACACCATCTCAAGACAAACTATCCCAAAGTTCACAAACCCAAAATGCAGTACCTCAAGATATGCCATTTTCAGATCTTCAAATACCAAAcactcaagttcaaagccagcaatATCCAGAAGTTTTTTATAGGGACATTCGAACAGAAGTCATGGAGCTAACTCAAGAATGGAAGCCTGATCAGGACATGAAACCCACAAGAAGACTTTCCTTATCCTTGTCAGGCAAACATGGGCAATTCCATCTCAAGAGAAATTCTTTGGACCTGCAAGTCAAAAGTGAAAAACCAAGGAGATATTCTGAGGACTTACAAAGTAAAAGTTTAAGACGGAAATCCATAGATCAGCAAATCAAAGCCTGGCTATCCTCAAAGAAAAATACCACAGAGAAACaagatgcatatacacaaacCACAGAGCAGCTCCCACATCAGCAAGCtgaagatcaacaagctgaaagtcaacaagctgaaggtcAGCAGACCAAAGAGAAGGTCCCAATACAACAATCCCAAGATGAGCAAATCAAAGACCAAAAATCTGTAGAGGAGCTATTACCAGAAGAACATCCTAATGTCAGAGAGGATGAAGGTCAGCAGTCTGATAAAGAGCCACCTCCAAAAGAGCCAGCTAAAGACCAGCATGCCAAAGAGCAGGAAGTCCCAAAGACACAGCTCCAAAATTGGCAGGGAGGACAAGTACTAGTAAAGAGAGCCCCAAGGCAGTTGTGTGATAATTGGGACTCCCAAAGCTTTCAGTACACAGAAAGTTCATGCTCATTCTGGTCAACTCCATCCTGGCAGCCTAGTAGCCAGAGATCCCAAGACTGGATAAGTCAAGGTTGGAGAAACAAAGATTGGAAAACACAAGAATGGCAGTTTGATGTGAAGCCTTCCCTAGACTGGGAATCCCAAGAGCTATTAGAGAGAGAATCTTTAAGGCAAAGGGCACTATACCAACAAATCCAACCCCATACCACCATAGTTCATCAGACCCCATGTCATCAGTTGCAAAACTTTATATTACAAGTAGGCCTGTGTCAAGATAGCAGGCAACAAGAATCCGGTGTTTTAATAGAAGATGTGCATGAAGATGATGTTCAATCAGGAGACAGAGAACCAGGAGATACAGAAGATACATGTCAGAAACAAACAGACCAGCAGTCAGAAGACATGAGGCCAGATAATTATCCTGTTTCTTGTCAGAGCCTGGttccatacacatatgcaacCTGTTTATCCAGCATAGCTTCAGAGCAAGAGGTGCAGAACAATACACCTTGCTCAGGTTCATCCAAAGATCTAAACGCCACTTCTTCCTCATCATATCAAAGAGATCAACAGCAATCTGAAGAGTCAGACTAA